A DNA window from Arachis hypogaea cultivar Tifrunner chromosome 18, arahy.Tifrunner.gnm2.J5K5, whole genome shotgun sequence contains the following coding sequences:
- the LOC112773222 gene encoding probable glutathione S-transferase — protein sequence MADEVVLLNFWCSPFGLRVRISLAEKGIKYEYKEEDLMGNKKSPLLLEMNPVHKKVPVLIHNGKPICESLIIVQYIDEVWSDRSPLLPSDPCQRAQARFWADYVDRKIDDSQSKLLLATKEEQEAAKKSFLDVLKLLEEELGHKAYFGGDKFDFSDIAFVPYYCFFKTYEILGKFKMEEECPRIIAWAKKCMEKESVFKSLPDPQKVYELFVEVRKKFGVE from the exons ATGGCAGACGAGGTAGTTCTACTAAATTTCTGGTGCAGTCCTTTTGGTTTGAGGGTAAGGATTTCACTTGCCGAAAAGGGTATTAAGTATGAGTACAAAGAAGAGGACTTGATGGGGAACAAGAAAAGTCCTCTATTGCTAGAAATGAACCCGGTTCATAAGAAGGTTCCGGTTCTCATCCACAATGGAAAACCTATTTGTGAGTCTCTTATTATCGTTCAATATATTGATGAAGTGTGGAGTGATAGATCTCCTTTGTTGCCTTCTGATCCTTGTCAAAGAGCTCAGGCTAGATTTTGGGCTGACTATGTTGACAGAAAG ATTGATGATTCTCAAAGCAAGTTACTTTTGGCGACAAAAGAGGAACAAGAAGCTGCCAAGAAGTCCTTCTTGGATGTCCTTAAATTGTTGGAGGAAGAACTTGGTCATAAGGCTTATTTTGGAGGAGACAAGTTTGATTTTTCAGACATAGCATTTGTTCCATACTACTGTTTTTTTAAAACCTATGAAATCCTTGGAAAATTCAAAATGGAAGAAGAGTGTCCCAGGATTATTGCTTGGGCCAAGAAGTGCATGGAGAAGGAAAGTGTATTTAAGTCTCTCCCTGACCCACAAAAAGTCTATGAGCTATTTGTGGAGGTAAGAAAGAAGTTTGGAgtggaataa